A window of Ruminococcus champanellensis 18P13 = JCM 17042 contains these coding sequences:
- a CDS encoding UvrD-helicase domain-containing protein — MPSMNLIKIECAGSGKTWSICQTALSIVSSDIKKRVAVISYTNQGVQAVQTEIKKQNNGIMHSRITVESLYSFLLRELIKPYQTYIFGINEVKSLDFSRMYGFINKHRIGQKARYMTVGHNITANEAAELVVQLNNRSNGQVIKRIERIYDTIFFDEVQDLSGYDLEIIRRIAASSINLVCVGDPKQATFKTNSGQKNKNISGAKMELFFKNLEKSHSAQLTYNNISRRFNVDICRFANDVYPSSNEMSTFMTSITPHDGVFLILKSDIPDYYDQYSPQVLRYDKKTDTLGLSSMNFGECKGLTFDRILIFPNKPFLEYIQKGKALGSPEKYYIAATRSRYSIAIVVDKFPSKSKFQLEDTIIPVGTGNIIGKKILFS, encoded by the coding sequence TTGATTAAAATAGAATGTGCCGGCTCAGGCAAAACGTGGAGTATTTGTCAAACAGCCTTGTCAATCGTATCATCAGATATCAAAAAACGAGTAGCGGTTATTTCCTATACCAATCAAGGTGTTCAGGCAGTACAGACTGAAATTAAGAAACAGAATAATGGCATAATGCATAGTCGTATAACCGTAGAATCATTATACTCCTTTTTGCTTAGAGAACTGATAAAACCATATCAAACATATATCTTTGGAATTAACGAAGTTAAGAGCCTTGATTTTTCACGAATGTATGGATTTATCAATAAACATCGTATTGGGCAAAAAGCAAGATATATGACAGTGGGACATAACATTACAGCGAATGAAGCTGCGGAATTGGTTGTTCAGCTTAATAACCGAAGTAATGGTCAAGTAATAAAAAGAATTGAGAGAATCTATGATACCATTTTCTTTGATGAAGTTCAGGATTTATCTGGATACGATCTTGAAATCATAAGGCGTATTGCTGCCTCATCAATTAACTTGGTATGTGTAGGAGACCCTAAGCAGGCTACGTTCAAAACAAACAGTGGTCAGAAAAATAAAAACATTTCCGGAGCGAAGATGGAATTGTTTTTCAAAAATCTTGAAAAAAGCCACTCGGCGCAGTTAACTTATAATAATATAAGCAGACGTTTTAACGTGGATATTTGTAGATTTGCTAATGATGTTTATCCGAGCAGTAATGAAATGTCAACATTTATGACCTCAATTACACCGCATGATGGCGTATTTCTTATTCTTAAATCTGATATTCCTGATTATTACGATCAATATTCTCCGCAAGTTCTTAGGTACGATAAAAAAACAGATACTTTGGGATTATCCTCTATGAATTTTGGAGAGTGCAAAGGCTTGACTTTTGATAGGATTTTAATATTCCCGAATAAACCATTCTTGGAGTATATTCAAAAAGGTAAGGCTTTGGGGAGTCCTGAAAAATATTATATTGCTGCTACACGTTCACGTTACAGCATAGCGATCGTAGTTGATAAATTCCCTTCAAAATCAAAATTCCAATTAGAAGATACTATCATACCTGTTGGAACGGGTAATATTATCGGTAAGAAAATACTGTTTAGTTGA